In Cicer arietinum cultivar CDC Frontier isolate Library 1 chromosome 1, Cicar.CDCFrontier_v2.0, whole genome shotgun sequence, one DNA window encodes the following:
- the LOC101513637 gene encoding thymidylate kinase isoform X1: MIYGTCTTAFKSLSSRPLLLQNSLNYQAKLSSKCFPRQIRMEGNLSCSIEGNNKDYRGALIVLEGLDRSGKSSQCSRLVSYLEGQGLPSELWRFPDRTTSVGQMISAYLTNASQLDDHTIHLLFSANRWEKRSLMEAKLKSGITLIVDRYSYSGVAFSSAKGLDIEWCKAPEIGLLAPDLVAYLDISPDKAAERGGYGGERYEKLEFQKKVAEHYKVLHDSSWKVVDACQPIEDVEKQLQEIVLACVTECRKGRPLSSLWSTDM, encoded by the exons ATGATCTATGGCACTTGCACCACAGCTTTTAAGTCACT GAGTTCCAGACCACTACTGTTGCAGAATTCATTGAATTATCAAGCAAAGTTATCCTCCAAGTGTTTTCCTAGGCAGATAAGAATGGAAGGTAATCTTAGTTGTAGCATAGAGGGCAACAATAAGGATTATAGAGGTGCCTTGATTGTCCTAGAAGGCTTGGATCGGTCTGGGAAGTCTTCTCAGTGCAGCAGACTAGTGTCCTACTTGGAGGGACAAGGGCTCCCTTCTGAACTATGGAGATTTCCTGATAGAACTACTAGCGTTGGGCAAATGATATCTGCTTATCTTACAAATGCATCGCAGTTGGATGATCATACTATTCATCTTCTCTTCAGTGCTAATCGTTGGGAAAAGAG GTCATTGATGGAAGCAAAATTGAAAAGTGGAATCACCCTCATTGTTGATCGTTATTCTTATTCTGGGGTGGCTTTCTCATCTGCTAAGGGACTAGATATTGAATGGTGTAAG GCCCCGGAAATTGGATTGCTGGCTCCAGATCTGGTAGCATACCTTGACATATCACCAGAT AAAGCTGCAGAAAGAGGAGGGTATGGTGGTGAGAGATATGAAAAATTGGAATTTCAAAAGAAAGTTGCTGAACATTACAAAGTTCTTCACGATTCCTCCTGGAAG GTTGTAGATGCTTGCCAGCCTATAGAAGATGTGGAGAAACAGTTGCAAGAGATTGTACTTGCTTGTGTCACAGAATGCCGGAAGGGGAGACCACTCTCCTCGTTGTGGTCGACAGACATGTAG
- the LOC101513637 gene encoding thymidylate kinase isoform X2 has product MFEIHRSSRPLLLQNSLNYQAKLSSKCFPRQIRMEGNLSCSIEGNNKDYRGALIVLEGLDRSGKSSQCSRLVSYLEGQGLPSELWRFPDRTTSVGQMISAYLTNASQLDDHTIHLLFSANRWEKRSLMEAKLKSGITLIVDRYSYSGVAFSSAKGLDIEWCKAPEIGLLAPDLVAYLDISPDKAAERGGYGGERYEKLEFQKKVAEHYKVLHDSSWKVVDACQPIEDVEKQLQEIVLACVTECRKGRPLSSLWSTDM; this is encoded by the exons GAGTTCCAGACCACTACTGTTGCAGAATTCATTGAATTATCAAGCAAAGTTATCCTCCAAGTGTTTTCCTAGGCAGATAAGAATGGAAGGTAATCTTAGTTGTAGCATAGAGGGCAACAATAAGGATTATAGAGGTGCCTTGATTGTCCTAGAAGGCTTGGATCGGTCTGGGAAGTCTTCTCAGTGCAGCAGACTAGTGTCCTACTTGGAGGGACAAGGGCTCCCTTCTGAACTATGGAGATTTCCTGATAGAACTACTAGCGTTGGGCAAATGATATCTGCTTATCTTACAAATGCATCGCAGTTGGATGATCATACTATTCATCTTCTCTTCAGTGCTAATCGTTGGGAAAAGAG GTCATTGATGGAAGCAAAATTGAAAAGTGGAATCACCCTCATTGTTGATCGTTATTCTTATTCTGGGGTGGCTTTCTCATCTGCTAAGGGACTAGATATTGAATGGTGTAAG GCCCCGGAAATTGGATTGCTGGCTCCAGATCTGGTAGCATACCTTGACATATCACCAGAT AAAGCTGCAGAAAGAGGAGGGTATGGTGGTGAGAGATATGAAAAATTGGAATTTCAAAAGAAAGTTGCTGAACATTACAAAGTTCTTCACGATTCCTCCTGGAAG GTTGTAGATGCTTGCCAGCCTATAGAAGATGTGGAGAAACAGTTGCAAGAGATTGTACTTGCTTGTGTCACAGAATGCCGGAAGGGGAGACCACTCTCCTCGTTGTGGTCGACAGACATGTAG